In Carassius carassius chromosome 14, fCarCar2.1, whole genome shotgun sequence, the genomic stretch ttagagatggtttcttaagcagtgggtttacctgagcctgcttaaatgctgagagAAGTCTACCGGAGTGAAGAGAGGTGTTGATAAtttgagtaagtgaaggtatgactgaagaagaaatggcttgaaggaggtgagtggggataggatcaggtggacaagtagtaggatgattggaaaggataagtttggaaacgtccgtCTCTGAGAGTGAAGAGAATTTAGAGATGAtattttagcagtgaagacatttgaaaaggaaaaggaagagaggagtgactgatacacactgaggttggtagattttcttgatttatgccatttcctctttGCAGGCCTGAGTTTTAGAGCCATGTTCACGGAGAACATCGGACAGCCAGGGGACAGATGGGCTGGTGCATGCTGGTTTGGATGACAGTGGACAAAATttgtccaagcaagaggttagagtggagcaaagagtgtcagtAGCACTGTTCTTGTCCAGTGCTGAAAACTGAAAGAGTGAaagaagtgaggatgaaaccaaaGAGAATAggtgagagggagagaggaagGGTAGGTAGTGCGAAAGGTGACCTGCGGTGGAGTGTGTGCCGTTTCAGGAGTAAATTTGAGGTAAGAAGTTAtaaggaagtggtctgaggtgtgcagtagAGCAACTAAAGTGTTGTCCATATATGAATGACAGGTGCTTCCATTCGGGACAACATGTAGCCCATGTTGCACCATCTTTGCCCTCCAACACCATGCCCAAGGACACAAATGTTATATGCCTGAATTAGTCAACATAGTGGAGAATTCCTTCTCTGTCAATAACTGTCTTCACATTTTAGGTCTGATAATCTACTGTAGTTGGAGCATCTAGACACTGATGCATTTCTGGCTTTCTCTGCATCGCTTCATCGCTCAACGATTTTGCTATAACCCACTGAGTGTTCCTCATTTTGGGGGCACCTGGAAGCGTGAGGTGAAATCTGTAAAGTCAGCGAGATACCTCAGATGCATATTCAAGACTCAAAATAAATGCTAATCATCAAGAATCTCTTCTCCACTCTCAATTTTCTAACCGAAATCTGATCCATATTTGGTTGCCACAGACAGCTGAAATCTTGATGTAGTGGGACTTCACTAGAGGAACCTTCTGATAGATTGTTTACTGATGTCTTAGTAGCTAAGTAGCTTGTGTTATGTAGGATAGAAAAGGGGGTGTTGCCACTCAGGGTTATTAATGTAAGAAATTATTAACTGATAAAATTGACACTGGGGATGCCAAGTCTATTAAAATGGTTTCTCACCGGGTACCTCATTGGCTGCTCCTGTTATTCCTGTTAAAAAGAAAGATTAAGGTTATGTGTTGACTATTGTAAGTTAAATGATGTCACTAGAAAGGATGAGTATACtctttgatatattgatgatGCTTTATAGTCTAAGCAATGAACAGTGGTTTTCCACCCTGGACTttgccagtggctactggcatgGTGAAGTATATCCAAAAGATTTTAACAAGATGGGTTATTTAACTTTAAGGTTTTTGCCTTTGGCCTCTCTAATAGTCAAAGTACATTTCAAAGGCTAATGGATTTGATCTTGGCAAATGTACAGTGGTCTGTGAGTTTAATATACTTGGACGAAAAaatttgggggccagttctcctcttatcagacgaaaccagcagttcaattccaggctgcagcaaagtcagattgtgcagaagaataatctgtttcctgtggtcttgtccctgtggtcgtctgagacaaggtctttaaaggggatctgtatctgggactctagttgccctggtctccgctgtctttcagggatgtagaggtcctttctaggtgctgatccaccatctggtctggataagtactggatccaggtgactccTGGTGTTATTGGTAGTGTtcacggttccggtttaccttatTAATGCATCCTTTAAATCTTTTAAcgtatttggatattagaagtgtATTAGTGTGTTTTGTGTAAGCCacgttaaagagatgggtctttaatttagactgcaagagtgtgtctgcctcccgaacaatgttaggtaggttattgcaGAGTTTatgcgctaaataggaaaaggatctgctgcctgcagttgattttgatattctaggtattatcaaattgcctgagtttttagAATGCAGCtgatgtggaggattataatgtaacaagagctcgttcaaatactgaggtgctaaaccattcagggctttataaataataagcaagattttaaaatctatacaatgtttgatagggagccagtgaagtattgacagaaccaggctaatatggtcatacttcctggttctagtaaaaacttttgctgctgcattttgtactagctgtagtttgtttactaagcgtgcagaacaaccacccaataaagcattacaataatataacattgaggtcataaacgcatggataaacatttctgcttttgacattgagagcatagaccataatttagatatatttttgagatggaaaaatgcagttttacaaatgttagaaacgtggctttctaaggcaagattgctatcaaatagcacacctaggttcctaaccgatgaccaagaattgacagagcagccatcaagtcttagacagcgttctaggttattacatgaagAGTTTTTAggacctataattaacacctctgttttttcagaatttagcagtaagacattactcgtcatccagttttataAATCGACTTTGCATTccgttaatttaattaatgtttcGCCAGGCCGCaaaaaaatatagagctgagtatcatcagcataacagtgaaagcaaacaccatgtttcctgatgatatctcccaagggtaacatgtaaagcgtggagagtaacggccctagtactgagccttgaggtgctccatactgcacttgtgatcaatatgatacctcttcattcactgctacgaattgatggcggtcatataagtacgatttaaaccatgctaatgtacTTACATTAGTGCCAATAAAGTTTTCTAATTTATGCAAAAGactgttgtggtcaattgtgtcgaacacagcactaagatccaatagcactaatataGAGATagacccacgatcagatgataagagcaggtcatttgtaactctaaggagaccagtctcagtactatgatacgttctaaatcctgactggaaatcctcacagataccattttttctctaagaaggaatataattgtgaggatactaccttttctagtttcttggacagaaaaaggagattcgagattggtctaaaattaactagttctttggggtcatgATGTTTGGGCTTTTTGATGAGagacttaataacagccagtttgaaggttttagggacatatcctaatgacaatgaggaattaataatagtcagaagaggatatgtgacttctggaagcacctcttttaggagcttagatggaatagggtctaatcTTACTTTATCCAGACCCCAAATGCCCTTTCATCTTGGATATGGATACAAGTGATGTGGGTATTAGGGCTGTTTTGTCAAAGGAAGTAAGTTAGTGGCCAGGACTAAGTGGTGGCATAAGCAAGAAGGTAAATATGCCACCACAAACAAAGAATTGATAAGTTCTGGTCAAATTTACAACATATTTTAATTAGGTCAactggaaccaggaacacttcccacaAAACTCAATGAACTTGCTACATcgtaagaaaaattatatatgcactaatattaatctgtttctttcttattccaaggtcactgtagccacccagatcagatggtcactgcagtccgGGAACTGGGTCTGGCAATAACTGGTAATCGGTTTagaaaatcttgtttttttttcattgtgcattacTCTCAATCAAACTtcagttgggttattttgattagaaaaaaaaaaatacagctaatTTACACAATAAAACATGTAACGGTAACGGTACGTGTACtcgtactggaccgtttcggtacagggctttcggtacggtgcacgtgtgtaccgaatgaccgaatgcaatattttgtttgcggaacataagtacattttcgtgtttccaaacgaacatattaagtggcagaaGTCTCCTAATCCAAATTCTGCCcagcagctgattctaaggccggttacacactggctgcgtggcgtgagtgtggcgtttctgctgcgtgtcagttgcgtgagggctgcttcgcgttttctgtgtctttacacaccagaatcgttccTGACGCGGTGCTGGCGTGCTGCTGCTACTATAGGTTACATAGAGGGAGatcgccgacagaccaggatcttgtcttcacgacaacaatatctatacttcatgttgagcataaatataaagcctactgataaaggacactgtcaacagtattgacggcaaaatagactatgtttgacaggtgcaatatgccagtgtgtcactggcctaaggttttcaaaaggcatcacgcgagtgtgaacatcactacaactaggaaaaaaacgattgtaattaaaacgcagctcccgtcggcatttaaacagacctttgctcttaattccgattggtccaacgcaataaacgaaattttttaaatatgagcaggcctacaagctgggattggtaatgctgcactgtaatcatagttaattatttatatttttcattatattttattatatgatatttgtttgagactgagagtattttatttagtggagaactttgcattagtattttatttcttattcttttttttattttataaaaattataaaaaaaaaaaagtgtaaacaaattgttaaaaaaagtttatagtaataaacaacctgcagtttaatgtttgcatttctttcccttactttaccaaaaatgaaccgaaacgtgactttaaaaccaaggtacgtaccgaaccgtgatttttgcgtaccgttacacccctaataaaacacaataaaaacatgataacataataaaaaatgtgatttttgaaaatttcaacaacaaaaaaatcagagttatctgtttttaaaaataagctCTTCATATACTTTGTGAACTAGTGAAACAGCTTTAATTACGACATTACATTATAATTTAGAAAACAGATCCATACATGTAATAATGAAGAAATTGTAAATCTGGACACAGTTTTCAGTCCTACAAAAATAATTAGGATGCAGTTTTTACTGCAGTTTTTTTATGCTGTGGTCCTGATTCCTTCTAatctttaattgattttctgAGACTGACATTTAGTAAACATTAAATTATCAGTGTTCCCTATTCTAGTCCAGAAGAGTCACTTTCCCACAGAGTTTAGTTTGATCTTTAATTAAAGACACCTGAATCAACAAGCCACGGTCtttgtttttactttaataacaGCTAGGTGTGTCGAGTAGGAATGAGGAACCTGCTTTACATATTCAAAGACAAACCTGTTTTACACACATCACTCAAACACAGAAGCAGGAAACAAGAATCATCTGAGTTCATAGGAAAAGAAACTTAAGTGCAGTTGAGctgttgtgtgtttgtctctgtatTCATACAGTAAAATGGCAGATGCTAGAATTTTCCAGGCTGAGTTCACATGTCCAGCTTGTCAGGATCTCCTGCAGGATCCAGTGGCCATTccctgtggacacagttactgtacGATCTGTATTACAGGCTGCTGGGATCAAGAGGATCAGAAGGGAGTCTACAGCTGccctcagtgcagacagaccttcagtccAAGACCTGCTTTAGCTAAAATCACCGTGCTGGCTGAAGTGGTGGAGAAGCTGAAGAAGACCAGACTCTCTGATAACTGTTACGCTGGAGCTGGAGATGTGCAGTGTGACGTCTGTACTGGAAGAAAATACAAAGCTGTCAAGTCCTGTCTGGTGTGTCTGAACTCTTACTGTCAGAATCACCTCGAACAACATGAGAGTTTCTTTAAAGGAAAGAAACACAAAGTGACTGAAGCCACTGGACGACTGCAGGAGATGATCTGTCAGAAACATCAGAAGCTTCTTGAGGTTTTCTGTCGCACTGACCAGAAGTGTATATGTGTGCTGTGTGCGATGGATGAACATAAAAACCACAGCACTGTATCAGCTGCGGCACAAATGACAGAGACACAGGTATTTAGAACTAGACACTGATGAAATGGTTAACACTTTGGCTTGTTTATATTGGAACCCATATTAACAGTTTACAGCATTCACACGGCACGTCAGCAAAATAAGAGGAGCAAGAAGAGTTTCATTGCCAAGTCTGAAAATGCATTGTAAACCTTTGTCAATCTAATCTATCATAAAATTGGCCTTGATTAAGCAACATTAAATGATGGAGTGAAATATTCAACCATTGTTTGACAACATACTTCTATCAGTCAAAATGCAAGTTGAATGCAGCGATGTGGGTGATTTTCCATATCTGACTGAATCCAGATTTATCTATTTATAGCttcagttcattttattttctgggtcccactttatataaaGTGGCCGTAACTACTATGtccttcaataaataaaaaataagttaaatgtacttaatgtattcatattgtattgcaaaacacctACTGCTATTGAGACGAGAAGTTAGGAAAGGTTCGCTGTTATGGGTAGGTTCCAGGTTaggttaaggtgtaagggatgggtcaacatTATAACTACAGATGTTATTAAAGAAACttattacagatgtaattacatgccagtattttaaaaatataaatacagtgtGAAACACATGTTTGTATGCAGTAAGTGCACTGTATCAGattattattttgaatgtaaGTACAtcgtagttaaggccacctaatatgaAGTGGGACCTTTCTGTGTAGAGCTGCTGGTCTGTTAAACAGCAGAGACACTGTCATTGTGAAGTGCTATGTCTGAGTCAGTTTCGCTTTTATATACTTATGCTTGCAGTGTGAAACAGTCCTCATGCTCCATATTAATTTATGATGATTGTAACCGATTATCCCCCTTGGAGCTTGAACCTACACCCACTGATTATCAGTTCAAATAAACCTTTTCACCCTACTTTTACTGAATTCAGTTGTTCATAGTAGTTTTCTGTTGTATTTATGATCATTGATTTCTCCAGCACCAGCTGAAAGAGAAGCACAAGACTTTCCAGCAGAGactccagcagagagagaaagatctccagcagctgagagagactgtggagtctcagaaggtgagtctggagaagaagagaagtttgtctccgtctcagttcagactcactgaagctgaatcactgtgtgtcctaacagcgctctgcacagacagcagtggaggacagtgagaggatctttactgagctcatcctctccattgagagaagccgctctgagctgatacgactgatcagagatcaggaaaagactgcagtgagtcgagctgaagaacgactggagcgactggagcaggagatcaatgatctgaggaggagagacgctgagctggagcagctttcacacacacaggatcacaTCCAGTTCCTGCAGGTAACACAGATCTAGAAGAACAGGATCATAGTGGACTTGAACAGATCCTGCTGTGACAGAGACTCACAGAGACAGATTTCATGAGGGCATAATGTGACAAAACGTCAATAACATTTCACCTttttaactaatatttatttCTGATTTGAAACCAAGCAAAACCTGAACGTGTCTTAAGGGTCCTGAGTTTTCAGTGTCACTAACGGCTCCAAAGTTATAGCCTAAATAATGGTTTGTACACTCATAGCCTTTGCCTTCTGCTGAACAAATCAACTCAACTCTTCAGTGAGACGCCGTTGATGTGCTCCAGCTGTTAGATGGACATTCATATTCTTAGCAGATGTTTCATCATCCAAGCGATTGTCTAGAAAGTTCACATATAGTGTAAGTGGCAAATACTGGAGTCTGTAGCTCTAATGTGATTTAACGAATATGAGAAGAATGAAGCTGATGCAGTGAAAGTGCTGGACTGAGGTGAAATACTAAAGATCTGATGTTCCTGCAGGTTATTGAGTGAAGTGTGGAGCTGTTaagttttatttctgttttctgtagagtttccagtctctctcAGCACCTCCTGAATCTACAGACGTAAATGATGatctcttcagttctctcttctcttctgatgCTCTGAGAGAATCTGTCCATCAGCTGAGAGACAAACTGGAGGATTTCTGCGAAGAGGAGCTGaagaagatctcagacagaggTAAAGTCCTGGAGATTCATCTGCTCTCAGAGATAAGTCCTCCATCATCTCATAGCAcgttaaaaatgaaatttcttaacataatacatttgtatttattatacagTTTTTATTCCTCTACATTTTTAACATGTATATCTTTCATATTTACTTATATACTGTCAGGTTTTAGGATATACAGGAGGTATGTGTTTACATGTATGATAtatattaattacatatttaCAAACCCATTGGAGATATTATTTATGGTTTTATCGGTCTGTGCCACATATGTTTAAAAAGCACCTTTTATGCCCCTTTTACAAGATTTAAGTCTCAGATGTAATAAAGTAATTATGCTAATATTATTACAAGTAATACTActatgcatattttatttcataaagccCTAAATATCTCATTTTTGTTAAACATTTGTCCAGTTATGAAGATATGTGTcagtttatctctctctctctctctctctctcactctcttttatACAGTATCTTTCACATTTTTATACAGTAATTAAGACCCGCTTAAAACCATTCCTTTTATTTGTCTCAGTTGCTGCTGCTACAGGTCCCTCTGTGTGCTACAACCTGTCTCCAGCATATCCTCAGATTTCATCCAAAAAAACTGATCTCATAAGTCCTTCTACAGCAAAGGTGACACCTGTAGAGGAGCTCAAAGGCTCTGCTCCAGTGGCTCCTCCAGCCAAAGTGTTTTCTTTTGGACTGTCTGGAGATTCTGCTAAGAACACCACCAGTGCTGATGTCAGCTTGAAGGGCTTCACATTTGGATCTATAAAAACAGTTTCTTCTGGGTTTAGATTGAAGGATGCTGTGGTTACATCTGCTGGCTCTGGAGCTCAGGCAGAGAAGGAAACGATTCGGACTGATGCACCACAACGTAAGAATGTGTCAGCAGCTCCAGTGCTCCCATGTAATACTGCACCATGCAGCACTGAAAAAAGTAATGCAACGCTGGAAGAAGGGTTAATTTTGGTTACAAAAGATGGAAAGGAGGATTTCCTGGGAGGAAATAAGGCTACATCTAGTCACAGCATTTTGTGTCAGACGGCAAAACCAAATATGAAAAACAAGACCTCTGCTGCTCCGTCAAGCTTCTCTTTTACCTCCAGTTCTGTCTGCCAACCTGCTGCGACAACATTTAAAGCCAATCCAGGCAATGCTCTTAGGTCCAGTACAGTAACTGATAAAGCATCCTTAGAAGGCTTCAAGATTGAGTCCTCTACAACTGAGGCTGAAAAGTCATCAAGCAGTTCAACCTTTTCATTTTCCATGCCAGTATCCGGTGGTGTATTCAACTCTGGTATTGCAAAATCTGAGGTAAAAACATCAGACAAACAGTCACAAAATGGATCTACATCAGACTTTCTGAAAAATGTTGCTGTAATTcacaaagaggaaaaaaaagaggcAGCCCCGAGTTCCTCAGATCAGTCTGTAGATGCTTGCCATCATGATAATAGTCCGCTCAATACCGGTAAGCCTGAATCATTTAGTTTTGCCATTCCCTTTGTTATTAAGTCATTATCTTAGGCTTGTTTTAATCTTAACAACTAGAAAAAGCAACAtcaatttaaatgtaacaaaagcAAACCTCTACTACATCTTGCCATTTAGATTTTTGATTTCACCACTCATACATTGTAAGTAGTGTCCTGTTACAGTAGTTACGGTTGATTGATTTCTCTATTCTGacatatttctgagtgaaacagcTTTAAGAATGTGAATAACTATAGGGTGGGACTTGTCTTTATTTATtaacacaaatacataaattcaAGCCAGGCAGTGATAACAGTGTTATATTTGGATGTTGTGGTGAACTGTCAATCATATGCAAGATTCCTCCAGTTGTTTAGTGCACTTAAACTCCTGAAAGCTCACGTTCATTTGCATATGCTTTTGATTGCCATGCCTAGTATCCACGGCTTCTAACTAAATGAGACGGTCTGTGTGATTATGTGAAATCACCTCAGATATACACCAGTGTATTTTCACTCTGTTGCACAGATCAAGGTTCTGAAGGTGCATTGAGGAATCTGAAGGGAAagcaatgggaaattgcattacaagcaacaaagttgctaacttagttagcaactattgttttgggaaacgcacccctggtcgGGTTTAGCATTTGCACATTTTTCAGTCCAAACCTTACTCCGTATTGAAGTGACTTTGCTATGATTACATAGATCAGCAGCAAACATGTGAGGTTGTCATGGCAACCAGAACATTGCATGCAAATTACTTGAATGGGGTTgtgctacatttatttttatctaaactTTCTAAAGTTCTATGAGAgcagcatatgtgtgtgtgtgtgtgtgtgtgtgtgtgtgtgtgtgtgtgtgtgtgtgtgacctatTCAGACAGGACAGGATAAAATCTACAATGAAAAGATAAAAAGCATGATGAGTGAGGATCAGGGTCTGAGAGTAAAGGGCCACTCAAACAAGCTTGAAATAATTTGCCTGCTGAATGATGTTTTGTGTTTGACGTGTGTTTGCTCTGCTTCAGCAGGTCTTTCTTCAGGATTTGCATCTGCAAGTTCGGTTTCGTTTGCAGACTTGACCAAGAGTGCAGAGGAGTTTGCATTTGCTAAAAAAGGTCAGTGCCTAATAATTGTCTTCTGACaataaatagtgtttttattACTTACAGTATATGTCGGCATTAATGCTGCCTAAAACACACAGGTCAGTGCTATTTGtagtctaatttaatttaattaattttgtttgacTTTTGAAAATTATGTCCTTTAGCAGATCATAAGGTCTTTTTGGTTGTTTTTAAAGACCTACACGTTTCATTCTTCAGTTTTTATGACCTGAAGATTGAATGATTTACATTTCttgcattttataatatatataaaaaaaaatatatacaaaatatatattttataataataatttattttcctatGTTTTCTGATGTCATGCTACTGATCAGGCCTGTTGTCTAAAGTCTGTGAAGAAGAAGCTCAACATTTTCAAACAACTTGTTTTAATAGCTATTCATAATgtgattgtttttctgtttttgtttttgttttgtttttgcatgtgtcTGACTTCACTGAAAGtattaatatgaattattattataaaagtgcTAGTATATGTTAGCACACTGCTGATGTCAATATTAATGTTGGCAGTGTGATGTTTTcagctaattgtttttttttttttctacagatcCTCATTTTACTTGGTCAAACGCCGGAGCCAAAGTTTTTGGATGTGCAGTGACACAAAATGAAGACAAAGAGGAGGGCTGTGATGATGATAATGACGAGATCCTCTTTGAGCCAATCGTGTCTCTGCCTGAGGTGAGTGTGTGCTGTAATGCTGTTAGCGCCGATCTTCATGTCTCTAGAGATGTGTGACCTGTGCTGATGTTTCTCCTGCAGGTGGAGGTCAAGTCCGGTGAGGAGGACGAAGAGATCCTGTTCAAAGAAAGAGCCAAACTGTACCGTTGGGATCGTGAGCTCAATCAGTGGAAGGAGCGTGGCGTTGGAGACATTAAGATCCTCTTCCACCCCGTGAAAAAGCGCTACCGTGTGGTGATGAGACGCGAGCAGGTGCTAAACGTCTGTGCCAACCACACCATCACCCAGAGCATCACGCTCAAGCCCATGAACACCTCGGCTAACGCACTGGTGTGGACCGCCAACGACTACTCCGGTACAAGTCTCACTCATCTCCTCATACACATATCTCTCCTGCCGGTGTCTTCACATCTGCATGTTTGTTCACACACACAGAAGGAGTCGAGAAAGTCGAGCAGCTTGCGGCCAAGTTCAAGACTCCAGAGCTGGCCGACTCCTTCAGACGAGTATTCACAGACTGCCAGAGCTGCATGTCGCAGACTGATGCTGCTCAGACGTCTGCCACCGAGGCGCTTTCCCAAGAGTCCAACCCTGTGGTGTTCTTCAACATCAGCATAGATGGTGAGGATGCTGGGAGGATCATCATGGAGCTCTTCGCTCACATTGTCCCCAAAACAGCGGAGAACTTCCGGGCTCTGTGTACAAGAGAGAAAGGCTTCGGTTACCACCAGTCTGTTTTCCACAGGATCATCCCTGGCCTCATGTGTCAGGTGAGAGCCCActgttaatatgtttttattaaaacacagCATGCATCAGAAATTGAATTAGATGCTCCATGTCAAAACAATCATTATTGCAATTGTTATCTATAAAATCGACAAATAATGCACATCTGTTAATAATGGGCGAGTTAGGGCATATTCACACTTAGTGTCTTTTTTACAAGAAAAAGGTGACGAGAGCATtttctttgtaaaataaaaagctgGTTTTGGTTACAAATAGCAACAATAGCTGCAACAGTAGCCTAGTGTGTGGTGCAGAAATGTCAAGAAAGTGACTCTTGTGTCGGTTTTTGAAGTTAACGGGGAGGAGAATGTTGGTTCACAATGACGTTTGTGGGTGCGCAACATTATAAGGTGAAGAAAACAGTATGGTGCTTACAACTATTTAGTCCAGGAGCTCTGGTTGAATGATGCACCGTTTGTATCTACCTTTTTCTTGCCATAAAAATGGGCGCAGcaatttgtaaattctatgggtctagcTTCTGGTTTCATCCGAGTCCAGCTATTGTTAGCTGTACAAAACCGTTTGTTTTGCTGCCTAATATTGAAAATTGGTGTCCtaccatatttttttatgaattatctTAAGTATGAAcgcactggtttgtagtgcaaacagttttacgaTTTACTGCACATTGTAATTCTTCTCGTTATTTAAGAATTATGACCCGGAAGTATTGCCCATATGCTTGCTTCCACGttgaagaaaaaggtggatatTTGTGCTCATATCATACAACTCCTTGTGCTCTGAAACTAGTACGATCTCTCCACTGGCTATCATCTCCATTTTGTTTCTTGTTGTAAGAGAAATTACTTcagcagttgtggcctaatggttagagagttggacttgtagcccaaaggttgtgggttcaaatcccaggttTCAGCACCAGAAATAACTGttgtatgaaataaaataaacattaactgatatagatagatagatagatagatagatagatagatagatagatagatagatagatagatagatagatagatagatagatagatagatagatagatagatagatagatagatagatagatagatagatagatagatagatagatagatagatagatagatagatagatagatagatagatagatagatagatagatagatagatagat encodes the following:
- the LOC132157613 gene encoding E3 ubiquitin/ISG15 ligase TRIM25-like; this translates as MADARIFQAEFTCPACQDLLQDPVAIPCGHSYCTICITGCWDQEDQKGVYSCPQCRQTFSPRPALAKITVLAEVVEKLKKTRLSDNCYAGAGDVQCDVCTGRKYKAVKSCLVCLNSYCQNHLEQHESFFKGKKHKVTEATGRLQEMICQKHQKLLEVFCRTDQKCICVLCAMDEHKNHSTVSAAAQMTETQHQLKEKHKTFQQRLQQREKDLQQLRETVESQKRSAQTAVEDSERIFTELILSIERSRSELIRLIRDQEKTAVSRAEERLERLEQEINDLRRRDAELEQLSHTQDHIQFLQSFQSLSAPPESTDVNDDLFSSLFSSDALRESVHQLRDKLEDFCEEELKKISDRVAAATGPSVCYNLSPAYPQISSKKTDLISPSTAKVTPVEELKGSAPVAPPAKVFSFGLSGDSAKNTTSADVSLKGFTFGSIKTVSSGFRLKDAVVTSAGSGAQAEKETIRTDAPQRKNVSAAPVLPCNTAPCSTEKSNATLEEGLILVTKDGKEDFLGGNKATSSHSILCQTAKPNMKNKTSAAPSSFSFTSSSVCQPAATTFKANPGNALRSSTVTDKASLEGFKIESSTTEAEKSSSSSTFSFSMPVSGGVFNSGIAKSEVKTSDKQSQNGSTSDFLKNVAVIHKEEKKEAAPSSSDQSVDACHHDNSPLNTDQGSEGALRNLKGKSAANM
- the LOC132157614 gene encoding E3 SUMO-protein ligase RanBP2-like produces the protein MSEDQGLRVKGHSNKLEIICLLNDVLCLTCVCSASAGLSSGFASASSVSFADLTKSAEEFAFAKKDPHFTWSNAGAKVFGCAVTQNEDKEEGCDDDNDEILFEPIVSLPEVEVKSGEEDEEILFKERAKLYRWDRELNQWKERGVGDIKILFHPVKKRYRVVMRREQVLNVCANHTITQSITLKPMNTSANALVWTANDYSEGVEKVEQLAAKFKTPELADSFRRVFTDCQSCMSQTDAAQTSATEALSQESNPVVFFNISIDGEDAGRIIMELFAHIVPKTAENFRALCTREKGFGYHQSVFHRIIPGLMCQGGDITNQDGTGGKSIYGSKFEDESFDVRHTGPGLLSMANHGRDTNNSQFFITLKKAEHLDFKHVAFGFIKEGMDVVRRICMLGTKDGKPTKTITISKCGQIK